ACTTCTTGACAATATACTGACAATGGCAACGAATCTGCTCCTGGTGATCCCCTCGCTTATTATTCTTATTCTTATCACCACCAGTATCGAAAAACGATCCCTGGTGCTCGTTGCGCTGATTATCGGCGCCACGACCTGGACCTGGACCGCCCGTGCGGTCCGTGCTCAGGCGGCAAGCCTCAAAAACCGCGAACATGTCCATCTTGCAAAGCTTAACGGTGCAGGCACCCTGTCGATCCTTATCCTGCAGATTCTTCCCTATATGCTTTCCTACGTGTTTATGGCATTTGTCATGCAGATGGCTACCGGGATACTCAGTGAAGCTGCGATCAGTATGCTCGGGCTTGGCCCCTATGATACAGTGACGCTTGGCCAGATTCTTCATTATGCACAACGAACCGAAGCTTTGATCAACGGAAACTGGTGGGCATTCCTTCCCGCCACAATCATGGTAACGGTCATCGCATTCTCGCTCTATCTTGTAAACACCGCCATGGAAGGCATTTTCAATCCGCGGTTGAGGAAATAGCACTATGCCGTTACTCGAAAC
This genomic stretch from Chitinivibrionales bacterium harbors:
- a CDS encoding ABC transporter permease subunit, whose product is MKQFKALLTSPAFLIGTSLFVLCLFLSIAYPLITSTDPFARVGYPFEQPSLKYWLGTNAEGQDMLAQILFGLRASMFVGITAGLIATILGTLIGITGGYSGGLLDNILTMATNLLLVIPSLIILILITTSIEKRSLVLVALIIGATTWTWTARAVRAQAASLKNREHVHLAKLNGAGTLSILILQILPYMLSYVFMAFVMQMATGILSEAAISMLGLGPYDTVTLGQILHYAQRTEALINGNWWAFLPATIMVTVIAFSLYLVNTAMEGIFNPRLRK